One window from the genome of Oncorhynchus gorbuscha isolate QuinsamMale2020 ecotype Even-year linkage group LG14, OgorEven_v1.0, whole genome shotgun sequence encodes:
- the LOC123994426 gene encoding protein mono-ADP-ribosyltransferase PARP12-like isoform X5 has protein sequence MEDLERVYSDPSLGSVFEFTAGRHTYEVNLEGRLILSTCFSIYLLYFLNGERYSFLDMIQSNKSSHTLRWVRRRPIFNSAIDVQRAICTSNTNTSIVPPYWDQSRLPGIGFERVMLSSSTGEHEDIKALFEKTVVGFQIHTIERVQNPALWKFYMLQRDQMKSSLTSSNEKQLFHGTDSKYVDSICRDNFDWRICGKNGTSYGKGSYFARDAQYSHIYTSQSGLRSMFVCQVLVGDYTVGNSRYEKPPPKETGGSSFYDSCVDNIQNPRVFVVFETHQVYPEYLIQYSDGHTQPNPAPQPGPAPPLNPAPQPGPAPPLNPAPQPGPAPPPNPAPQPGPAPPLNPAPQPGPAPPPNPAPQPNPSDSDEPAFNCCVQCLIRTFRWPLYICVRCCDD, from the exons ATGGAGGACCTAGAGAGGGTGTACAGTGATCCCTCTCTTGGCTCAGTGTTTGAGTTCACTGCAGGACGACACACCTATGAAGTCAATTTGGAAGGTAGGCTGATATTATCTACCTGCTTTAGTATCTACCTGCTTTACTTTCTGAACGGAGAAAGATATTCTTTTTTAGACATGATCCAGAGTAACAAGAGCTCACACACCCTAAGATGGGTCAGAAGACGGCCGATCTTCAACTCTGCCATAGATGTTCAGAGAGCAATTTG CACATCCAATACCAACACTTCGATTGTGCCACCTTACTGGGACCAGTCTCGATTGCCTGGGATCGGCTTTGAG AGAGTTATGTTGTCAAGCTCAACAGGTGAACACGAAGATATCAAGGCCCTTTTTGAGAAAACTGTGGTGGGGTTTCAAATACACACCATTGAGAGAGTACAAAACCCAGCCCTATGGAAGTTCTACATGCT ACAAAGAGATCAAATGAAATCTTCCTTGACAAGCAGCAATGAGAAGCAGCTTTTCCATGGTACTGACTCCAAATACGTTGACAGTATTTGCAGAGACAACTTTGACTGGAGAATATGTGGAAAGAATGGAACTTCCTACGGAAAAG GAAGTTACTTTGCTAGGGATGCTCAGtactcacacatatacaccagcCAGTCAGGGTTGAGGTCCATGTTTGTTTGTCAGGTGCTGGTGGGAGACTACACTGTGGGAAACTCCAGATATGAGAAACCACCTCCTAAAGAAACCGGAGGATCCAGCTTCTATGACAGCTGTGTGGACAACATTCAAAACCCCAGAGTGTTTGTAGTTTTTGAAACGCATCAGGTTTACCCCGAGTACCTCATACAGTACAGTGATGGTCACACTCAGCCAAACCCTGCTCCCCAGCCTGGCCCTGCTCCTCCACTAAACCCTGCTCCCCAGCCTGGCCCTGCTCCTCCACTAAACCCTGCTCCCCAGCCTGGCCCTGCTCCTCCACCAAACCCTGCTCCCCAGCCTGGCCCTGCTCCTCCACTAAACCCTGCTCCCCAGCCTGGCCCTGCTCCTCCACCAAACCCTGCTCCCCAGCCAAATCCCTCTGATTCAGATGAACCTGCATTTAATTGTTGTGTTCAGTGCTTGATAAGGACTTTTCGTTGGCCATTATACATTTGTGTTCGCTGCTGTGATGATTGA
- the LOC123994426 gene encoding protein mono-ADP-ribosyltransferase PARP12-like isoform X2: MTCCHFCSCCGCSSSSYCISAHSMSVRFVRICEDADKREIEIVGPINESMGLAETFLQTSQFHKIMKEKNEICHDYIFGCCFKGDKCMGIHSTMPYQWEVENGCGWSRIPDNEGIERDYCDPAKTERCFLCPTHGIPPVNFILMIRGHSKVRRLATVSSLDQPEAVLATKWAWYWEEEDECWNAFWSSTMEDLERVYSDPSLGSVFEFTAGRHTYEVNLEDMIQSNKSSHTLRWVRRRPIFNSAIDVQRAICTSNTNTSIVPPYWDQSRLPGIGFERVMLSSSTGEHEDIKALFEKTVVGFQIHTIERVQNPALWKFYMLQRDQMKSSLTSSNEKQLFHGTDSKYVDSICRDNFDWRICGKNGTSYGKGSYFARDAQYSHIYTSQSGLRSMFVCQVLVGDYTVGNSRYEKPPPKETGGSSFYDSCVDNIQNPRVFVVFETHQVYPEYLIQYSDGHTQPNPAPQPGPAPPLNPAPQPGPAPPLNPAPQPGPAPPPNPAPQPGPAPPLNPAPQPGPAPPPNPAPQPNPSDSDEPAFNCCVQCLIRTFRWPLYICVRCCDD; the protein is encoded by the exons ATGACCTGTTGTCATTTTtgtagttgttgtggttgttcttcttcttcttattgtaTCTCTGCACACAGTATGTCTGTACGTTTTGTTCGTATATGTGAGGATGCGGATAAAAGAGAGATTGAGATCGTTGGGCCTATCAATGAATCCATGGGACTTGCTGAGACTTTCCTACAGACCTCCCAATTTCATAAAATCATGAAAG AAAAAAATGAAATTTGTCATGACTACATTTTTGGATGTTGCTTTAAAGGAG ATAAATGTATGGGCATCCATTCTACTATGCCATATCAATGGGAGGTGGAGAATGGATGTGGCTGGTCACGTATCCCAGATAATGAAGGCATTGAGAGAGACTACTGTGACCCAGCAAAGACAGAGAG GTGTTTTTTATGCCCTACCCATGGAATACCACCAGTGAATTTTATCCTCATGATCCGCGGTCACAGCAAAGTTCGGCGACTTGCTACGGTTTCCTCCCTGGACCAACCAGAAGCTGTCCTTGCTACCAAGTGGGCTTGGTACTGGGAAGAAGAGGATGAATGCTGGAATGCATTTTGGTCATCA aCTATGGAGGACCTAGAGAGGGTGTACAGTGATCCCTCTCTTGGCTCAGTGTTTGAGTTCACTGCAGGACGACACACCTATGAAGTCAATTTGGAAG ACATGATCCAGAGTAACAAGAGCTCACACACCCTAAGATGGGTCAGAAGACGGCCGATCTTCAACTCTGCCATAGATGTTCAGAGAGCAATTTG CACATCCAATACCAACACTTCGATTGTGCCACCTTACTGGGACCAGTCTCGATTGCCTGGGATCGGCTTTGAG AGAGTTATGTTGTCAAGCTCAACAGGTGAACACGAAGATATCAAGGCCCTTTTTGAGAAAACTGTGGTGGGGTTTCAAATACACACCATTGAGAGAGTACAAAACCCAGCCCTATGGAAGTTCTACATGCT ACAAAGAGATCAAATGAAATCTTCCTTGACAAGCAGCAATGAGAAGCAGCTTTTCCATGGTACTGACTCCAAATACGTTGACAGTATTTGCAGAGACAACTTTGACTGGAGAATATGTGGAAAGAATGGAACTTCCTACGGAAAAG GAAGTTACTTTGCTAGGGATGCTCAGtactcacacatatacaccagcCAGTCAGGGTTGAGGTCCATGTTTGTTTGTCAGGTGCTGGTGGGAGACTACACTGTGGGAAACTCCAGATATGAGAAACCACCTCCTAAAGAAACCGGAGGATCCAGCTTCTATGACAGCTGTGTGGACAACATTCAAAACCCCAGAGTGTTTGTAGTTTTTGAAACGCATCAGGTTTACCCCGAGTACCTCATACAGTACAGTGATGGTCACACTCAGCCAAACCCTGCTCCCCAGCCTGGCCCTGCTCCTCCACTAAACCCTGCTCCCCAGCCTGGCCCTGCTCCTCCACTAAACCCTGCTCCCCAGCCTGGCCCTGCTCCTCCACCAAACCCTGCTCCCCAGCCTGGCCCTGCTCCTCCACTAAACCCTGCTCCCCAGCCTGGCCCTGCTCCTCCACCAAACCCTGCTCCCCAGCCAAATCCCTCTGATTCAGATGAACCTGCATTTAATTGTTGTGTTCAGTGCTTGATAAGGACTTTTCGTTGGCCATTATACATTTGTGTTCGCTGCTGTGATGATTGA
- the LOC123994426 gene encoding protein mono-ADP-ribosyltransferase PARP12-like isoform X3: protein MKFVMTTFLDVALKEINVWASILLCHINGRWRMDVAGHVSQIMKALRETTVTQQRQRVNFILMIRGHSKVRRLATVSSLDQPEAVLATKWAWYWEEEDECWNAFWSSTMEDLERVYSDPSLGSVFEFTAGRHTYEVNLEGRLILSTCFSIYLLYFLNGERYSFLDMIQSNKSSHTLRWVRRRPIFNSAIDVQRAICTSNTNTSIVPPYWDQSRLPGIGFERVMLSSSTGEHEDIKALFEKTVVGFQIHTIERVQNPALWKFYMLQRDQMKSSLTSSNEKQLFHGTDSKYVDSICRDNFDWRICGKNGTSYGKGSYFARDAQYSHIYTSQSGLRSMFVCQVLVGDYTVGNSRYEKPPPKETGGSSFYDSCVDNIQNPRVFVVFETHQVYPEYLIQYSDGHTQPNPAPQPGPAPPLNPAPQPGPAPPLNPAPQPGPAPPPNPAPQPGPAPPLNPAPQPGPAPPPNPAPQPNPSDSDEPAFNCCVQCLIRTFRWPLYICVRCCDD from the exons ATGAAATTTGTCATGACTACATTTTTGGATGTTGCTTTAAAGGAG ATAAATGTATGGGCATCCATTCTACTATGCCATATCAATGGGAGGTGGAGAATGGATGTGGCTGGTCACGTATCCCAGATAATGAAGGCATTGAGAGAGACTACTGTGACCCAGCAAAGACAGAGAG TGAATTTTATCCTCATGATCCGCGGTCACAGCAAAGTTCGGCGACTTGCTACGGTTTCCTCCCTGGACCAACCAGAAGCTGTCCTTGCTACCAAGTGGGCTTGGTACTGGGAAGAAGAGGATGAATGCTGGAATGCATTTTGGTCATCA aCTATGGAGGACCTAGAGAGGGTGTACAGTGATCCCTCTCTTGGCTCAGTGTTTGAGTTCACTGCAGGACGACACACCTATGAAGTCAATTTGGAAGGTAGGCTGATATTATCTACCTGCTTTAGTATCTACCTGCTTTACTTTCTGAACGGAGAAAGATATTCTTTTTTAGACATGATCCAGAGTAACAAGAGCTCACACACCCTAAGATGGGTCAGAAGACGGCCGATCTTCAACTCTGCCATAGATGTTCAGAGAGCAATTTG CACATCCAATACCAACACTTCGATTGTGCCACCTTACTGGGACCAGTCTCGATTGCCTGGGATCGGCTTTGAG AGAGTTATGTTGTCAAGCTCAACAGGTGAACACGAAGATATCAAGGCCCTTTTTGAGAAAACTGTGGTGGGGTTTCAAATACACACCATTGAGAGAGTACAAAACCCAGCCCTATGGAAGTTCTACATGCT ACAAAGAGATCAAATGAAATCTTCCTTGACAAGCAGCAATGAGAAGCAGCTTTTCCATGGTACTGACTCCAAATACGTTGACAGTATTTGCAGAGACAACTTTGACTGGAGAATATGTGGAAAGAATGGAACTTCCTACGGAAAAG GAAGTTACTTTGCTAGGGATGCTCAGtactcacacatatacaccagcCAGTCAGGGTTGAGGTCCATGTTTGTTTGTCAGGTGCTGGTGGGAGACTACACTGTGGGAAACTCCAGATATGAGAAACCACCTCCTAAAGAAACCGGAGGATCCAGCTTCTATGACAGCTGTGTGGACAACATTCAAAACCCCAGAGTGTTTGTAGTTTTTGAAACGCATCAGGTTTACCCCGAGTACCTCATACAGTACAGTGATGGTCACACTCAGCCAAACCCTGCTCCCCAGCCTGGCCCTGCTCCTCCACTAAACCCTGCTCCCCAGCCTGGCCCTGCTCCTCCACTAAACCCTGCTCCCCAGCCTGGCCCTGCTCCTCCACCAAACCCTGCTCCCCAGCCTGGCCCTGCTCCTCCACTAAACCCTGCTCCCCAGCCTGGCCCTGCTCCTCCACCAAACCCTGCTCCCCAGCCAAATCCCTCTGATTCAGATGAACCTGCATTTAATTGTTGTGTTCAGTGCTTGATAAGGACTTTTCGTTGGCCATTATACATTTGTGTTCGCTGCTGTGATGATTGA
- the LOC123994426 gene encoding protein mono-ADP-ribosyltransferase PARP12-like isoform X1 has translation MTCCHFCSCCGCSSSSYCISAHSMSVRFVRICEDADKREIEIVGPINESMGLAETFLQTSQFHKIMKEKNEICHDYIFGCCFKGDKCMGIHSTMPYQWEVENGCGWSRIPDNEGIERDYCDPAKTESKVRRLATVSSLDQPEAVLATKWAWYWEEEDECWNAFWSSTMEDLERVYSDPSLGSVFEFTAGRHTYEVNLEGRLILSTCFSIYLLYFLNGERYSFLDMIQSNKSSHTLRWVRRRPIFNSAIDVQRAICTSNTNTSIVPPYWDQSRLPGIGFERVMLSSSTGEHEDIKALFEKTVVGFQIHTIERVQNPALWKFYMLQRDQMKSSLTSSNEKQLFHGTDSKYVDSICRDNFDWRICGKNGTSYGKGSYFARDAQYSHIYTSQSGLRSMFVCQVLVGDYTVGNSRYEKPPPKETGGSSFYDSCVDNIQNPRVFVVFETHQVYPEYLIQYSDGHTQPNPAPQPGPAPPLNPAPQPGPAPPLNPAPQPGPAPPPNPAPQPGPAPPLNPAPQPGPAPPPNPAPQPNPSDSDEPAFNCCVQCLIRTFRWPLYICVRCCDD, from the exons ATGACCTGTTGTCATTTTtgtagttgttgtggttgttcttcttcttcttattgtaTCTCTGCACACAGTATGTCTGTACGTTTTGTTCGTATATGTGAGGATGCGGATAAAAGAGAGATTGAGATCGTTGGGCCTATCAATGAATCCATGGGACTTGCTGAGACTTTCCTACAGACCTCCCAATTTCATAAAATCATGAAAG AAAAAAATGAAATTTGTCATGACTACATTTTTGGATGTTGCTTTAAAGGAG ATAAATGTATGGGCATCCATTCTACTATGCCATATCAATGGGAGGTGGAGAATGGATGTGGCTGGTCACGTATCCCAGATAATGAAGGCATTGAGAGAGACTACTGTGACCCAGCAAAGACAGAGAG CAAAGTTCGGCGACTTGCTACGGTTTCCTCCCTGGACCAACCAGAAGCTGTCCTTGCTACCAAGTGGGCTTGGTACTGGGAAGAAGAGGATGAATGCTGGAATGCATTTTGGTCATCA aCTATGGAGGACCTAGAGAGGGTGTACAGTGATCCCTCTCTTGGCTCAGTGTTTGAGTTCACTGCAGGACGACACACCTATGAAGTCAATTTGGAAGGTAGGCTGATATTATCTACCTGCTTTAGTATCTACCTGCTTTACTTTCTGAACGGAGAAAGATATTCTTTTTTAGACATGATCCAGAGTAACAAGAGCTCACACACCCTAAGATGGGTCAGAAGACGGCCGATCTTCAACTCTGCCATAGATGTTCAGAGAGCAATTTG CACATCCAATACCAACACTTCGATTGTGCCACCTTACTGGGACCAGTCTCGATTGCCTGGGATCGGCTTTGAG AGAGTTATGTTGTCAAGCTCAACAGGTGAACACGAAGATATCAAGGCCCTTTTTGAGAAAACTGTGGTGGGGTTTCAAATACACACCATTGAGAGAGTACAAAACCCAGCCCTATGGAAGTTCTACATGCT ACAAAGAGATCAAATGAAATCTTCCTTGACAAGCAGCAATGAGAAGCAGCTTTTCCATGGTACTGACTCCAAATACGTTGACAGTATTTGCAGAGACAACTTTGACTGGAGAATATGTGGAAAGAATGGAACTTCCTACGGAAAAG GAAGTTACTTTGCTAGGGATGCTCAGtactcacacatatacaccagcCAGTCAGGGTTGAGGTCCATGTTTGTTTGTCAGGTGCTGGTGGGAGACTACACTGTGGGAAACTCCAGATATGAGAAACCACCTCCTAAAGAAACCGGAGGATCCAGCTTCTATGACAGCTGTGTGGACAACATTCAAAACCCCAGAGTGTTTGTAGTTTTTGAAACGCATCAGGTTTACCCCGAGTACCTCATACAGTACAGTGATGGTCACACTCAGCCAAACCCTGCTCCCCAGCCTGGCCCTGCTCCTCCACTAAACCCTGCTCCCCAGCCTGGCCCTGCTCCTCCACTAAACCCTGCTCCCCAGCCTGGCCCTGCTCCTCCACCAAACCCTGCTCCCCAGCCTGGCCCTGCTCCTCCACTAAACCCTGCTCCCCAGCCTGGCCCTGCTCCTCCACCAAACCCTGCTCCCCAGCCAAATCCCTCTGATTCAGATGAACCTGCATTTAATTGTTGTGTTCAGTGCTTGATAAGGACTTTTCGTTGGCCATTATACATTTGTGTTCGCTGCTGTGATGATTGA
- the LOC123994426 gene encoding protein mono-ADP-ribosyltransferase PARP12-like isoform X7, whose protein sequence is MLECILVINMIQSNKSSHTLRWVRRRPIFNSAIDVQRAICTSNTNTSIVPPYWDQSRLPGIGFERVMLSSSTGEHEDIKALFEKTVVGFQIHTIERVQNPALWKFYMLQRDQMKSSLTSSNEKQLFHGTDSKYVDSICRDNFDWRICGKNGTSYGKGSYFARDAQYSHIYTSQSGLRSMFVCQVLVGDYTVGNSRYEKPPPKETGGSSFYDSCVDNIQNPRVFVVFETHQVYPEYLIQYSDGHTQPNPAPQPGPAPPLNPAPQPGPAPPLNPAPQPGPAPPPNPAPQPGPAPPLNPAPQPGPAPPPNPAPQPNPSDSDEPAFNCCVQCLIRTFRWPLYICVRCCDD, encoded by the exons ATGCTGGAATGCATTTTGGTCATCA ACATGATCCAGAGTAACAAGAGCTCACACACCCTAAGATGGGTCAGAAGACGGCCGATCTTCAACTCTGCCATAGATGTTCAGAGAGCAATTTG CACATCCAATACCAACACTTCGATTGTGCCACCTTACTGGGACCAGTCTCGATTGCCTGGGATCGGCTTTGAG AGAGTTATGTTGTCAAGCTCAACAGGTGAACACGAAGATATCAAGGCCCTTTTTGAGAAAACTGTGGTGGGGTTTCAAATACACACCATTGAGAGAGTACAAAACCCAGCCCTATGGAAGTTCTACATGCT ACAAAGAGATCAAATGAAATCTTCCTTGACAAGCAGCAATGAGAAGCAGCTTTTCCATGGTACTGACTCCAAATACGTTGACAGTATTTGCAGAGACAACTTTGACTGGAGAATATGTGGAAAGAATGGAACTTCCTACGGAAAAG GAAGTTACTTTGCTAGGGATGCTCAGtactcacacatatacaccagcCAGTCAGGGTTGAGGTCCATGTTTGTTTGTCAGGTGCTGGTGGGAGACTACACTGTGGGAAACTCCAGATATGAGAAACCACCTCCTAAAGAAACCGGAGGATCCAGCTTCTATGACAGCTGTGTGGACAACATTCAAAACCCCAGAGTGTTTGTAGTTTTTGAAACGCATCAGGTTTACCCCGAGTACCTCATACAGTACAGTGATGGTCACACTCAGCCAAACCCTGCTCCCCAGCCTGGCCCTGCTCCTCCACTAAACCCTGCTCCCCAGCCTGGCCCTGCTCCTCCACTAAACCCTGCTCCCCAGCCTGGCCCTGCTCCTCCACCAAACCCTGCTCCCCAGCCTGGCCCTGCTCCTCCACTAAACCCTGCTCCCCAGCCTGGCCCTGCTCCTCCACCAAACCCTGCTCCCCAGCCAAATCCCTCTGATTCAGATGAACCTGCATTTAATTGTTGTGTTCAGTGCTTGATAAGGACTTTTCGTTGGCCATTATACATTTGTGTTCGCTGCTGTGATGATTGA
- the LOC123994426 gene encoding protein mono-ADP-ribosyltransferase PARP12-like isoform X4 encodes MDVAGHVSQIMKALRETTVTQQRQRVNFILMIRGHSKVRRLATVSSLDQPEAVLATKWAWYWEEEDECWNAFWSSTMEDLERVYSDPSLGSVFEFTAGRHTYEVNLEGRLILSTCFSIYLLYFLNGERYSFLDMIQSNKSSHTLRWVRRRPIFNSAIDVQRAICTSNTNTSIVPPYWDQSRLPGIGFERVMLSSSTGEHEDIKALFEKTVVGFQIHTIERVQNPALWKFYMLQRDQMKSSLTSSNEKQLFHGTDSKYVDSICRDNFDWRICGKNGTSYGKGSYFARDAQYSHIYTSQSGLRSMFVCQVLVGDYTVGNSRYEKPPPKETGGSSFYDSCVDNIQNPRVFVVFETHQVYPEYLIQYSDGHTQPNPAPQPGPAPPLNPAPQPGPAPPLNPAPQPGPAPPPNPAPQPGPAPPLNPAPQPGPAPPPNPAPQPNPSDSDEPAFNCCVQCLIRTFRWPLYICVRCCDD; translated from the exons ATGGATGTGGCTGGTCACGTATCCCAGATAATGAAGGCATTGAGAGAGACTACTGTGACCCAGCAAAGACAGAGAG TGAATTTTATCCTCATGATCCGCGGTCACAGCAAAGTTCGGCGACTTGCTACGGTTTCCTCCCTGGACCAACCAGAAGCTGTCCTTGCTACCAAGTGGGCTTGGTACTGGGAAGAAGAGGATGAATGCTGGAATGCATTTTGGTCATCA aCTATGGAGGACCTAGAGAGGGTGTACAGTGATCCCTCTCTTGGCTCAGTGTTTGAGTTCACTGCAGGACGACACACCTATGAAGTCAATTTGGAAGGTAGGCTGATATTATCTACCTGCTTTAGTATCTACCTGCTTTACTTTCTGAACGGAGAAAGATATTCTTTTTTAGACATGATCCAGAGTAACAAGAGCTCACACACCCTAAGATGGGTCAGAAGACGGCCGATCTTCAACTCTGCCATAGATGTTCAGAGAGCAATTTG CACATCCAATACCAACACTTCGATTGTGCCACCTTACTGGGACCAGTCTCGATTGCCTGGGATCGGCTTTGAG AGAGTTATGTTGTCAAGCTCAACAGGTGAACACGAAGATATCAAGGCCCTTTTTGAGAAAACTGTGGTGGGGTTTCAAATACACACCATTGAGAGAGTACAAAACCCAGCCCTATGGAAGTTCTACATGCT ACAAAGAGATCAAATGAAATCTTCCTTGACAAGCAGCAATGAGAAGCAGCTTTTCCATGGTACTGACTCCAAATACGTTGACAGTATTTGCAGAGACAACTTTGACTGGAGAATATGTGGAAAGAATGGAACTTCCTACGGAAAAG GAAGTTACTTTGCTAGGGATGCTCAGtactcacacatatacaccagcCAGTCAGGGTTGAGGTCCATGTTTGTTTGTCAGGTGCTGGTGGGAGACTACACTGTGGGAAACTCCAGATATGAGAAACCACCTCCTAAAGAAACCGGAGGATCCAGCTTCTATGACAGCTGTGTGGACAACATTCAAAACCCCAGAGTGTTTGTAGTTTTTGAAACGCATCAGGTTTACCCCGAGTACCTCATACAGTACAGTGATGGTCACACTCAGCCAAACCCTGCTCCCCAGCCTGGCCCTGCTCCTCCACTAAACCCTGCTCCCCAGCCTGGCCCTGCTCCTCCACTAAACCCTGCTCCCCAGCCTGGCCCTGCTCCTCCACCAAACCCTGCTCCCCAGCCTGGCCCTGCTCCTCCACTAAACCCTGCTCCCCAGCCTGGCCCTGCTCCTCCACCAAACCCTGCTCCCCAGCCAAATCCCTCTGATTCAGATGAACCTGCATTTAATTGTTGTGTTCAGTGCTTGATAAGGACTTTTCGTTGGCCATTATACATTTGTGTTCGCTGCTGTGATGATTGA
- the LOC123994426 gene encoding protein mono-ADP-ribosyltransferase PARP12-like isoform X8 produces the protein MFREQFAHPIPTLRLCHLTGTSLDCLGSALSSTGEHEDIKALFEKTVVGFQIHTIERVQNPALWKFYMLQRDQMKSSLTSSNEKQLFHGTDSKYVDSICRDNFDWRICGKNGTSYGKGSYFARDAQYSHIYTSQSGLRSMFVCQVLVGDYTVGNSRYEKPPPKETGGSSFYDSCVDNIQNPRVFVVFETHQVYPEYLIQYSDGHTQPNPAPQPGPAPPLNPAPQPGPAPPLNPAPQPGPAPPPNPAPQPGPAPPLNPAPQPGPAPPPNPAPQPNPSDSDEPAFNCCVQCLIRTFRWPLYICVRCCDD, from the exons ATGTTCAGAGAGCAATTTG CACATCCAATACCAACACTTCGATTGTGCCACCTTACTGGGACCAGTCTCGATTGCCTGGGATCGGCTTTGAG CTCAACAGGTGAACACGAAGATATCAAGGCCCTTTTTGAGAAAACTGTGGTGGGGTTTCAAATACACACCATTGAGAGAGTACAAAACCCAGCCCTATGGAAGTTCTACATGCT ACAAAGAGATCAAATGAAATCTTCCTTGACAAGCAGCAATGAGAAGCAGCTTTTCCATGGTACTGACTCCAAATACGTTGACAGTATTTGCAGAGACAACTTTGACTGGAGAATATGTGGAAAGAATGGAACTTCCTACGGAAAAG GAAGTTACTTTGCTAGGGATGCTCAGtactcacacatatacaccagcCAGTCAGGGTTGAGGTCCATGTTTGTTTGTCAGGTGCTGGTGGGAGACTACACTGTGGGAAACTCCAGATATGAGAAACCACCTCCTAAAGAAACCGGAGGATCCAGCTTCTATGACAGCTGTGTGGACAACATTCAAAACCCCAGAGTGTTTGTAGTTTTTGAAACGCATCAGGTTTACCCCGAGTACCTCATACAGTACAGTGATGGTCACACTCAGCCAAACCCTGCTCCCCAGCCTGGCCCTGCTCCTCCACTAAACCCTGCTCCCCAGCCTGGCCCTGCTCCTCCACTAAACCCTGCTCCCCAGCCTGGCCCTGCTCCTCCACCAAACCCTGCTCCCCAGCCTGGCCCTGCTCCTCCACTAAACCCTGCTCCCCAGCCTGGCCCTGCTCCTCCACCAAACCCTGCTCCCCAGCCAAATCCCTCTGATTCAGATGAACCTGCATTTAATTGTTGTGTTCAGTGCTTGATAAGGACTTTTCGTTGGCCATTATACATTTGTGTTCGCTGCTGTGATGATTGA
- the LOC123994426 gene encoding protein mono-ADP-ribosyltransferase PARP12-like isoform X6 translates to MEDLERVYSDPSLGSVFEFTAGRHTYEVNLEDMIQSNKSSHTLRWVRRRPIFNSAIDVQRAICTSNTNTSIVPPYWDQSRLPGIGFERVMLSSSTGEHEDIKALFEKTVVGFQIHTIERVQNPALWKFYMLQRDQMKSSLTSSNEKQLFHGTDSKYVDSICRDNFDWRICGKNGTSYGKGSYFARDAQYSHIYTSQSGLRSMFVCQVLVGDYTVGNSRYEKPPPKETGGSSFYDSCVDNIQNPRVFVVFETHQVYPEYLIQYSDGHTQPNPAPQPGPAPPLNPAPQPGPAPPLNPAPQPGPAPPPNPAPQPGPAPPLNPAPQPGPAPPPNPAPQPNPSDSDEPAFNCCVQCLIRTFRWPLYICVRCCDD, encoded by the exons ATGGAGGACCTAGAGAGGGTGTACAGTGATCCCTCTCTTGGCTCAGTGTTTGAGTTCACTGCAGGACGACACACCTATGAAGTCAATTTGGAAG ACATGATCCAGAGTAACAAGAGCTCACACACCCTAAGATGGGTCAGAAGACGGCCGATCTTCAACTCTGCCATAGATGTTCAGAGAGCAATTTG CACATCCAATACCAACACTTCGATTGTGCCACCTTACTGGGACCAGTCTCGATTGCCTGGGATCGGCTTTGAG AGAGTTATGTTGTCAAGCTCAACAGGTGAACACGAAGATATCAAGGCCCTTTTTGAGAAAACTGTGGTGGGGTTTCAAATACACACCATTGAGAGAGTACAAAACCCAGCCCTATGGAAGTTCTACATGCT ACAAAGAGATCAAATGAAATCTTCCTTGACAAGCAGCAATGAGAAGCAGCTTTTCCATGGTACTGACTCCAAATACGTTGACAGTATTTGCAGAGACAACTTTGACTGGAGAATATGTGGAAAGAATGGAACTTCCTACGGAAAAG GAAGTTACTTTGCTAGGGATGCTCAGtactcacacatatacaccagcCAGTCAGGGTTGAGGTCCATGTTTGTTTGTCAGGTGCTGGTGGGAGACTACACTGTGGGAAACTCCAGATATGAGAAACCACCTCCTAAAGAAACCGGAGGATCCAGCTTCTATGACAGCTGTGTGGACAACATTCAAAACCCCAGAGTGTTTGTAGTTTTTGAAACGCATCAGGTTTACCCCGAGTACCTCATACAGTACAGTGATGGTCACACTCAGCCAAACCCTGCTCCCCAGCCTGGCCCTGCTCCTCCACTAAACCCTGCTCCCCAGCCTGGCCCTGCTCCTCCACTAAACCCTGCTCCCCAGCCTGGCCCTGCTCCTCCACCAAACCCTGCTCCCCAGCCTGGCCCTGCTCCTCCACTAAACCCTGCTCCCCAGCCTGGCCCTGCTCCTCCACCAAACCCTGCTCCCCAGCCAAATCCCTCTGATTCAGATGAACCTGCATTTAATTGTTGTGTTCAGTGCTTGATAAGGACTTTTCGTTGGCCATTATACATTTGTGTTCGCTGCTGTGATGATTGA